The Klebsiella sp. RHBSTW-00484 genome includes a window with the following:
- a CDS encoding penicillin-binding protein activator, with translation MVPSTFLRSKPVRCLPVLLAALIFAGCGTHTPDQSTAYLQGTAQADSSYYLQQMQQSANDSKTNWQLLAIRALLKEGKKPQAIDLFNQLPSNLNSTQSREQSLLAVEVKLAQNDFQGAQALLSKLNPAGLEQNQLPRYWQAQIDASQGQPSLNLLRALIAQQPLLSLPAQKQKNIDATWAALTTMTQDQANALVINADENVLQGWLDLQRMWFDNRSDPTMLKAGVKDWQTRYPQNPGAKMLPTQLGNMQNYQAASTNKIALLLPLNGQAAIFGRTIQQGFEAAKNGAPAVTGSAVPAQVAQAANVADSAVVSPSQAEVTDLTTTNNAQTPVQAPAADQVQTAAPVTAPAAVQASTPQATDATAETTSQPATTAPQTQTVAATPANPSAELKIYDTTTQPMSQLLAQVQQDGATIVVGPLLKENVEDVIKSNTSLNVLALNQPEKVESRANICYFALSPEDEARDAAHHIHDQGKQTPLLLVPRGALGDRVVSAFANEWLKLGGGTVLQQRLGSTAELRGSVNSGISLSGSPVSTLPSAQDSALGSPSDVPVSSGGSVDAAYILATPEQIGYIKPMIALRNGSQSGVTLYASSRSSQGTSGPDFRLEMEGLQYSEIPMLAGSNPALQQQALAAVRNDYSLARLYAMGADAWSLANHFSQMRQVSGFELNGNTGDLTATQDCVINRKLSWLKYQGGQIVAAN, from the coding sequence CAGACTCCAGTTACTACCTGCAACAAATGCAGCAAAGCGCGAATGATAGCAAGACCAACTGGCAATTACTCGCCATTCGTGCACTGCTGAAGGAAGGTAAGAAACCGCAGGCCATCGACCTGTTCAATCAGCTACCGTCTAACCTCAACAGTACGCAAAGCCGCGAACAATCGCTGCTGGCGGTTGAAGTAAAGCTGGCGCAGAACGATTTCCAGGGCGCGCAGGCGCTGCTGAGTAAACTCAACCCAGCAGGCCTTGAGCAAAATCAGCTGCCGCGCTACTGGCAGGCGCAAATCGACGCCAGCCAGGGGCAGCCCTCACTAAACCTGCTGCGGGCACTGATCGCCCAGCAGCCGCTGCTGAGCCTGCCCGCGCAAAAGCAGAAGAATATCGACGCGACCTGGGCAGCGCTCACCACGATGACCCAGGATCAAGCCAACGCGCTGGTCATTAACGCCGATGAGAACGTTTTACAGGGCTGGCTGGATCTACAGCGCATGTGGTTTGATAACCGCAGCGACCCGACAATGCTGAAAGCGGGCGTTAAAGACTGGCAGACCCGCTACCCGCAAAATCCGGGTGCGAAAATGCTGCCCACGCAGTTAGGTAACATGCAAAATTACCAGGCCGCATCGACCAATAAAATCGCCCTGCTGCTGCCGCTAAACGGTCAGGCGGCGATATTTGGCCGCACAATCCAGCAGGGTTTTGAAGCAGCGAAAAACGGCGCACCTGCCGTTACTGGAAGCGCGGTGCCTGCTCAGGTCGCTCAGGCGGCAAACGTTGCTGATAGCGCAGTAGTCAGTCCATCGCAGGCGGAAGTGACCGATCTCACCACCACCAATAATGCACAAACCCCGGTACAGGCCCCGGCAGCCGACCAGGTACAAACTGCGGCTCCGGTCACCGCACCGGCGGCGGTCCAGGCCTCGACGCCTCAAGCTACCGACGCGACCGCAGAAACCACCAGCCAACCGGCAACGACAGCTCCGCAAACTCAGACAGTGGCAGCCACTCCGGCAAACCCTTCCGCCGAACTGAAAATTTACGACACCACCACTCAACCGATGAGCCAACTGCTGGCCCAGGTGCAGCAGGACGGCGCAACCATCGTTGTTGGTCCGCTGCTGAAAGAGAACGTCGAAGATGTTATTAAGAGCAATACTTCACTGAACGTGCTGGCGCTGAACCAGCCGGAGAAAGTCGAAAGCCGGGCAAATATCTGCTATTTCGCACTCTCCCCGGAAGATGAAGCCCGCGATGCGGCGCACCACATTCACGATCAGGGCAAGCAGACTCCGCTGCTGCTGGTGCCGCGCGGCGCGCTGGGCGATCGGGTGGTTAGCGCCTTTGCCAACGAGTGGCTGAAGCTGGGCGGCGGTACGGTACTGCAACAGCGTTTAGGTTCAACCGCCGAACTACGCGGCAGCGTCAACAGCGGTATCTCGTTGAGCGGCTCTCCGGTATCAACCCTGCCATCAGCGCAGGATAGCGCCCTGGGTAGCCCGAGCGACGTGCCTGTCAGCAGTGGCGGCAGCGTCGACGCCGCGTATATCCTGGCAACGCCGGAACAGATTGGCTATATCAAACCCATGATTGCCCTGCGTAACGGTAGCCAAAGCGGCGTGACGCTGTATGCCAGCTCCCGCAGCTCTCAGGGCACTTCAGGTCCTGATTTCCGTCTGGAGATGGAAGGCTTACAATATAGCGAGATCCCGATGCTGGCAGGCAGCAACCCGGCGCTGCAACAACAAGCGTTAGCCGCCGTTCGCAACGACTACTCGCTGGCGCGCCTGTATGCCATGGGTGCCGACGCCTGGTCGCTGGCCAACCATTTCTCGCAAATGCGCCAGGTTTCCGGCTTTGAATTGAATGGCAACACCGGCGATCTCACGGCCACGCAGGATTGCGTGATCAACAGGAAACTGTCATGGCTCAAGTACCAGGGTGGACAAATCGTCGCAGCCAACTAA
- a CDS encoding YraN family protein produces MAQVPGWTNRRSQLSKQTGDAWEIQARRWLESQGLRFIAANVHERGGEIDLIMRDGSVTVFVEVRYRRSANYGDAAASVTPQKQQKLLKAARLWLSRHNGSFETVDCRFDVVAFTGNDIQWLKNAFGE; encoded by the coding sequence ATGGCTCAAGTACCAGGGTGGACAAATCGTCGCAGCCAACTAAGTAAGCAGACCGGCGATGCCTGGGAAATCCAGGCTCGCCGCTGGCTGGAGAGCCAGGGTCTGCGTTTTATCGCCGCTAACGTTCATGAACGCGGCGGCGAGATTGACCTCATCATGCGTGACGGCAGCGTCACCGTGTTTGTGGAAGTGCGCTATCGTCGCAGCGCAAACTACGGCGATGCCGCCGCCAGCGTCACGCCGCAAAAGCAACAAAAACTGCTCAAAGCCGCGCGTCTGTGGCTCTCCCGACATAATGGGAGTTTTGAGACTGTGGATTGCCGTTTCGATGTGGTAGCCTTCACCGGAAACGACATCCAATGGCTAAAAAACGCCTTTGGCGAATAG